In Streptomyces sp. NBC_00091, the following proteins share a genomic window:
- a CDS encoding dienelactone hydrolase family protein, which produces MEGMNIMLFHSTYGLRPAVHAAADRLRAAGHRVQVPDLFEGRTFATFEEGAAHQEEVGREELLKRAVLASAPFSDEGLVYAGFSFGGSVAQHLALADDKARGLLLLHGTADLEEDASADELPVQLHIADPDPYETHDWLTSWYLRMRRAGADVEVHSYPGAGHLFTDPGLEDYDAEAAEEAWKVALAFLDTL; this is translated from the coding sequence ACGGGCTGCGGCCCGCGGTGCACGCGGCGGCCGACCGGCTGCGTGCGGCCGGGCACCGGGTCCAGGTGCCGGACCTCTTCGAGGGCCGTACGTTCGCGACGTTCGAGGAGGGCGCCGCCCACCAGGAGGAGGTGGGCCGCGAAGAGCTGCTCAAGCGGGCGGTGCTGGCCTCGGCCCCCTTCTCCGACGAGGGCCTGGTGTACGCCGGCTTCTCCTTCGGCGGCTCCGTCGCGCAGCACCTGGCGCTGGCCGACGACAAGGCGCGCGGCCTGCTGCTCCTGCACGGCACGGCGGACCTGGAGGAGGACGCCTCGGCCGACGAGCTGCCGGTGCAGCTGCACATCGCGGACCCGGACCCGTACGAGACGCACGACTGGCTGACGTCCTGGTACCTGCGGATGCGGCGGGCCGGGGCGGACGTGGAGGTCCACAGCTACCCGGGCGCCGGGCACCTGTTCACGGACCCGGGTCTGGAGGACTACGACGCCGAGGCCGCCGAGGAGGCCTGGAAGGTCGCGCTGGCCTTCCTCGACACCCTGTGA